A stretch of the Papaver somniferum cultivar HN1 chromosome 6, ASM357369v1, whole genome shotgun sequence genome encodes the following:
- the LOC113290664 gene encoding uncharacterized protein LOC113290664: protein MGLDQCVLDVRKEKISVDQLKASLDCTHLNGREYMYPCLHPDYPPNYAISDNSMFVFSSPKGMLVLLLYVDDILLTGSSSSLIDSLITSLKQEFAMKELGELGYFLRIEAVRGPDSIVLTLQYLTITKPDICFGVNYVSQFMHSPSDIHLQLVKKILRYLKGTIGLGITLKKDSLQHLKAYTDSDWVGYPDTRRSTSGYAVFLGNNLVSWSTKKKTIVSKFSAEAEYKCMSVAFGELKWLVDMLSELHVSVETPTLLLCDNTSVLSFASNPVFHARTKHIEIQYHTIRELVEQGFLRLQHIASEDQITDIFTKGLCFPSFFKLLQSLMGVQLQGISFGTSAEITS, encoded by the exons ATGGGTCTTGATCAGTGTGTCCTGGATGttcgaaaagaaaaaatatcGGTCGATCAACTCAAAGCTTCTTTGGACTGCACACATCTGAATGGGCGTGAATATATGTACCCATGTCTACATCCTGATTATCCTCCTAATTat GCAATCTCAGATAATAGCATGTTTGTGTTTTCTTCTCCAAAAGGAATGCTTGTTCTTTTactctatgtggatgatattttgCTTACTGGAAGTTCATCTAGTTTGATTGATTCTTTAATTACTTCTCTTAAACAAGAATTTGCAATGAAGGAGTTAGGAGAATTGGGTTATTTTTTGCGAATTGAAGCAGTAAGAGGACCTGATTCTATTGTATTGAC CTTGCAGTATTTAACAATTACAAAGCCTGATATATGTTTTGGTGTCAATTATGTATCACAATTCATGCATTCTCCTTCAGATATTCACTTACAGTTGGTAAAAAAGATTTTGAGATATTTGAAAGGTACTATTGGTCTAGGAATTACTTTAAAGAAAGACAGTTTACAACATTTAAAAGCTTACACAGATTCTGATTGGGTTGGGTACCCAGATACAAGAAGATCAACTTCAGGTTATGCAGTATTTTTGGGTAACAATTTAGTGTCCTGGTCTACTAAAAAGAAGACAATTGTTTCAAAGTTCTCAGCAGAGGCTGAGTATAAGTGTATGTCAGTAGCCTTTGGAGAGTTAAAGTGGTTGGTTGATATGTTGTCTGAATTACATGTTTCAGTTGAAACTCCAACATTGCTTCTTTGTGATAATACTAGTGTTTTATCCTTCGCTtctaatcctgtttttcatgccAGGACAAAACACATAGAAATTCAATACCACACAATTAGAGAGCTGGTGGAGCAGGGGTTCTTAAGACTTCAACATATTGCTAGTGAGGATCAAATTACAGACATTTTTACCAAAGGACTCTGCTTTCCATCTTTCTTCAAGCTTCTACAGTCTCTCATGGGTGTTCAGTTGCAGGGTATTTCTTTTGGCACTTCTGCAGAAATTACTTCTTAG